The following are from one region of the Stigmatella ashevillena genome:
- a CDS encoding ABC transporter ATP-binding protein: protein MRTMDAIVIRNVVKSFRKSTVRREYTTIKSELVRWVMGRKDRGEKTSIEALRGIDLVIPRGKTVGILGRNGSGKSTLLKLMTGIYAPTSGSIEINGRVSALLDLGAGFHPDFSGRENILINGIILGMSRAEVRERMDDIIAFSELGDFVDEPVRTYSSGMYMRLAFSVATHVDPDILIVDEILAVGDEHFGKKSLAKMMEFKRAGKTIVLVTHDMGTIERWCDTAAWLDAGRIRRVGTPEEVVQDYRRAVALAEEQSQVMVPAAIAADGGALPTLDSPKEEVSTATPVVKIAAVRLTGREGVEAQEVDTEEGLSFHVDFTALQPVEDVDFVVALRRVDGLLVYQTSTAAEALPLPQPLAKNGSLVLLIERVGLTAGDYTFDVSARSRSGEGYDVRRGVCPFTVRSAISDEGIARPVHRWRVESEGAARLELLPRWVGS, encoded by the coding sequence ATGCGCACCATGGACGCCATCGTCATCCGCAATGTCGTCAAGAGCTTCCGCAAGAGCACCGTCCGGCGCGAATACACGACGATCAAGTCGGAGTTGGTGCGTTGGGTGATGGGCCGGAAGGACCGGGGTGAGAAGACCTCCATCGAGGCGCTGCGCGGAATCGACCTGGTCATCCCCCGGGGAAAGACGGTGGGCATCCTGGGCCGCAATGGCTCTGGAAAGAGCACGCTGCTCAAGCTGATGACGGGCATCTACGCGCCCACGTCGGGGAGCATCGAGATCAACGGGCGGGTCTCCGCGTTGCTGGATCTCGGCGCGGGGTTCCACCCGGACTTCTCGGGCCGGGAGAACATCCTCATCAACGGCATCATCCTGGGCATGTCCCGGGCCGAGGTTCGCGAGCGGATGGACGACATTATCGCCTTCAGCGAACTGGGGGACTTCGTCGACGAGCCGGTGCGCACGTACTCGAGTGGCATGTACATGCGGCTGGCCTTCTCCGTCGCCACCCACGTGGATCCGGACATCCTCATCGTCGATGAGATTCTCGCCGTGGGAGACGAGCACTTCGGCAAGAAGAGCCTGGCGAAGATGATGGAGTTCAAGAGGGCCGGAAAGACGATCGTCCTCGTGACGCATGACATGGGCACCATCGAGCGGTGGTGTGACACGGCCGCCTGGCTCGATGCGGGGCGCATCCGCCGCGTCGGCACGCCGGAAGAAGTCGTTCAGGACTATCGCCGCGCCGTGGCCCTGGCCGAGGAGCAATCCCAGGTGATGGTCCCCGCCGCCATCGCCGCCGATGGCGGGGCCCTGCCCACGTTGGACTCCCCGAAGGAGGAAGTGTCCACCGCCACGCCCGTGGTGAAGATCGCCGCCGTGCGCCTCACCGGCCGTGAGGGCGTGGAGGCCCAGGAGGTGGACACGGAAGAGGGGCTCTCGTTCCATGTGGACTTCACGGCGCTTCAGCCCGTGGAGGACGTGGACTTCGTCGTCGCGCTCAGGCGGGTGGATGGTCTGCTCGTGTATCAGACGAGCACCGCGGCCGAGGCACTCCCCCTGCCGCAACCCCTGGCGAAGAATGGCTCGTTGGTCCTGCTCATCGAGCGGGTGGGGCTGACGGCGGGCGACTACACCTTCGATGTCTCCGCCCGCTCCCGTTCGGGGGAGGGCTATGACGTGCGCCGGGGGGTCTGCCCCTTCACGGTGCGCTCGGCCATTTCGGATGAAGGCATCGCGCGGCCGGTTCACCGCTGGCGCGTGGAGAGTGAAGGCGCCGCCCGGCTCGAGCTTTTGCCGAGGTGGGTTGGCTCGTGA
- a CDS encoding glycosyltransferase family 2 protein — translation MTAGGPGTSAPLWVGVVLYQNTPRELERLCAALQLNRETPGAPVFRTVWWDNSPSDGLRAELARLAPGEDYHFTGENLGFGAAHNRLMREAFASPSTRSYVCLNPDGVPHARCLVELEAEAERPGKTGLVEARLFPDEHPKPYEPVTHETPWCSGCMLLVTRRLFQEAGGFDERFFMYCEDVDLSWRARAAGFSIRVAPRALIHHYTVDRALTPGRERSVRRSAALLGAKYGDAAFTRDRLAEYRALGGEPFEGPTVARPEPALARIADFRHLYTFAESRW, via the coding sequence GTGACGGCGGGCGGGCCGGGAACGAGCGCCCCGCTCTGGGTCGGTGTGGTTCTCTACCAGAACACACCTCGCGAGCTGGAGCGGTTGTGCGCGGCATTGCAGTTGAACCGGGAGACTCCGGGAGCGCCCGTGTTCCGGACCGTCTGGTGGGACAACTCCCCGTCCGATGGGCTGCGCGCGGAGCTGGCGCGGCTTGCCCCAGGGGAGGACTACCACTTCACCGGGGAGAACCTCGGCTTTGGCGCGGCGCACAACCGCTTGATGCGGGAAGCCTTCGCGTCTCCTTCCACGCGCTCCTATGTGTGCCTCAACCCGGACGGGGTGCCGCACGCGCGCTGTCTCGTGGAGCTGGAGGCAGAGGCGGAGCGGCCCGGGAAGACGGGGCTCGTCGAGGCGCGCCTGTTTCCGGATGAGCATCCCAAGCCCTACGAGCCGGTGACGCATGAAACGCCCTGGTGCTCGGGGTGCATGTTGCTCGTCACCCGGCGGCTGTTTCAGGAGGCGGGTGGCTTCGACGAGCGCTTCTTCATGTATTGTGAGGACGTGGATCTCTCCTGGCGAGCCCGTGCCGCGGGCTTCTCCATTCGCGTGGCCCCACGGGCGCTCATTCACCACTACACCGTGGATCGGGCGCTGACGCCGGGCCGCGAGCGCAGCGTCCGCCGCAGCGCGGCGCTGCTGGGCGCCAAATACGGTGATGCGGCGTTCACCCGGGACCGTCTGGCCGAATATCGGGCCCTGGGGGGGGAGCCCTTCGAAGGGCCCACCGTGGCCCGTCCCGAGCCCGCCCTGGCGCGGATTGCCGACTTCCGGCACCTCTACACATTCGCGGAGTCACGATGGTGA